One part of the Fibrobacter sp. genome encodes these proteins:
- a CDS encoding FG-GAP-like repeat-containing protein, whose translation MLKKMCALLLVLFAFSTAAVVDTNLTTFAYSPFPVWGLKSWVNDVNVVSKYSYAPSTVYDNGTFHQFYCSTGNATDNFFNPTQNPYLYMSYDHIRYRTSKDGYNWSAPRVVMTVNKNNDDICACDPTVVNGGDGYWYMLYGGNSEEGVVGAYLARSTLIQGPYYKYLGNGKWETELQSSAKPKFVLYKNNESAQQQTVVKKDDGFYVWFADLEKEFRFVHVEKLTDLENVDFKEIKTLRYKHTYEKDASHSFAMTFSLGDVRYNADLDIWELWCIFGHMSEGMYVSLFTSSDGVEWVWQDRNLGPYNFIHNVGVSGDKFGIVKNGWRLVSFSAPHPGTENPNTALYMTCDDMRCDSTQLGGAYGYDVYEQSKDTTRPLIGEWSMWQQLVDGTCRLDAIIYPDTGFVFPEGVKSKTLEYFTGDFDGDGISDLGAFERSTSKWYIRSSRNGEYIHNGDSYLPSLTERSEIIVGDFDGDGKTDVGMVNRGSGKWYIRSSVNNEYGINHHTPSSPNYIPWGWQWDLTAKSGYKIVVGDYDGDGIADRAVYNAPYWYIIPSMATAKNIKKDFFVANGTYIPWKWNWLGMQSSHVAVSGDFDGDGITDRAIYGMDDTKWYVLSSRLNETPLTWHWKVPIGGGDDKKQEEIWGHNFSSDLEAKPYAGDYDGDGVADLVQVNLSSGEWSIYSSMHGVTLSHKWNRLKNAKDPVILVGDFDGDGMADKAFVDRNNQHFYVISSRGKHDGVNVEIKSIKELMKEKSLKKEGSHGQEGPKPETPVSKVPPVNVSVVNRDVTVANVPNGAKVVVFDLNGKNVFDAVSNGSSVNFQLPSYGKFIVRAGAMTRMVVAK comes from the coding sequence ATGCTAAAAAAAATGTGTGCTTTGTTGTTGGTGCTGTTTGCCTTTTCTACGGCGGCAGTTGTAGATACAAATCTGACGACATTTGCTTATTCTCCGTTCCCGGTGTGGGGACTGAAGTCTTGGGTCAACGATGTAAATGTGGTTTCTAAGTATTCATATGCTCCGTCAACGGTGTATGATAATGGGACTTTCCATCAGTTTTATTGTTCTACCGGGAATGCTACGGATAATTTTTTTAATCCGACGCAAAATCCTTATCTTTATATGTCCTATGATCATATTCGTTACCGTACGTCGAAAGATGGCTACAATTGGTCGGCTCCCCGAGTCGTGATGACGGTTAATAAAAATAATGATGACATTTGTGCTTGTGACCCGACTGTTGTAAATGGTGGCGATGGTTATTGGTATATGCTTTATGGTGGAAATTCAGAGGAGGGTGTCGTAGGCGCGTATTTGGCGAGGTCAACTCTTATTCAGGGGCCTTATTATAAATATCTTGGAAATGGTAAATGGGAAACTGAACTTCAAAGTTCGGCAAAACCTAAATTTGTGCTATACAAAAATAATGAAAGTGCTCAACAACAGACTGTTGTTAAAAAGGATGATGGGTTTTATGTGTGGTTTGCTGACTTGGAAAAAGAATTTAGATTTGTTCATGTAGAAAAACTGACGGATTTAGAGAATGTAGATTTTAAAGAAATTAAAACCCTTAGGTATAAGCATACGTATGAAAAAGACGCTTCCCATTCGTTTGCTATGACATTCAGCTTAGGAGATGTTCGTTATAATGCGGACCTCGATATTTGGGAATTGTGGTGTATATTTGGCCATATGTCGGAGGGCATGTATGTGTCGCTTTTTACGTCGTCTGATGGGGTTGAATGGGTATGGCAGGATAGGAATCTCGGCCCGTATAATTTCATCCATAATGTCGGTGTGTCTGGTGATAAGTTTGGGATTGTTAAGAATGGCTGGCGTCTCGTTTCGTTCAGTGCGCCCCATCCTGGAACGGAAAATCCCAATACAGCTCTTTATATGACATGTGACGATATGAGATGCGATAGTACACAGTTGGGTGGTGCGTATGGTTATGATGTATATGAACAGAGCAAAGATACAACTAGACCTTTGATTGGTGAATGGTCTATGTGGCAACAGCTTGTAGACGGAACATGTCGGTTGGATGCGATAATATATCCTGATACCGGTTTTGTGTTTCCTGAAGGCGTGAAGTCGAAAACTCTTGAATATTTTACGGGCGATTTCGATGGGGATGGAATTTCTGACTTAGGTGCGTTTGAACGTTCGACAAGTAAATGGTATATTCGTTCTAGTCGAAATGGCGAGTATATTCATAATGGAGATTCTTATCTTCCCAGTTTGACCGAAAGATCTGAAATTATTGTGGGAGATTTTGATGGCGATGGCAAGACGGATGTTGGCATGGTTAATAGGGGCTCGGGAAAGTGGTACATTCGTTCTAGCGTGAATAATGAATATGGAATCAATCATCATACCCCTTCTTCGCCGAACTATATTCCGTGGGGGTGGCAATGGGATTTGACGGCTAAGTCTGGTTACAAAATTGTTGTAGGCGATTACGATGGCGATGGAATAGCCGATCGCGCTGTTTATAACGCACCCTATTGGTATATCATTCCGAGTATGGCGACGGCTAAAAATATTAAGAAAGACTTCTTCGTTGCGAATGGAACCTATATTCCGTGGAAGTGGAATTGGCTAGGCATGCAAAGTAGTCATGTTGCTGTTTCTGGTGACTTTGATGGTGACGGCATAACGGACCGTGCCATTTATGGGATGGATGATACCAAGTGGTATGTGTTATCTAGCCGCTTGAATGAAACTCCTCTCACATGGCATTGGAAAGTTCCTATTGGGGGAGGGGATGACAAGAAACAAGAAGAAATATGGGGACATAATTTTTCTTCGGATTTGGAAGCCAAACCATATGCAGGGGATTACGATGGAGATGGCGTGGCTGATCTGGTTCAAGTAAATCTTTCGAGTGGAGAGTGGAGTATCTATAGCAGTATGCACGGCGTTACTCTGTCCCATAAATGGAATCGTTTGAAAAACGCAAAGGATCCTGTAATCCTTGTTGGCGATTTTGACGGAGATGGAATGGCGGACAAGGCTTTTGTGGATAGGAATAATCAACACTTTTATGTTATCTCGTCAAGGGGCAAGCATGATGGTGTTAACGTAGAAATCAAGTCTATTAAGGAACTAATGAAAGAGAAATCTTTGAAAAAAGAGGGCTCTCATGGGCAAGAAGGGCCGAAGCCGGAAACTCCCGTTAGTAAGGTTCCTCCTGTGAACGTTTCTGTTGTTAATCGTGATGTCACTGTCGCGAATGTCCCGAATGGCGCTAAAGTCGTTGTCTTCGACTTGAATGGTAAAAATGTCTTTGATGCGGTGTCCAATGGAAGTTCTGTGAATTTCCAACTCCCGTCTTACGGCAAGTTCATCGTTCGTGCGGGGGCGATGACGAGGATGGTTGTGGCTAAATAA
- a CDS encoding TIGR02147 family protein: MKDILEYTSYRQYIADYYADRKAKSAFTWQEFATSAGFTSPVYLKYVSEGRFNLSDAAVERVAASMRLSGYCLEYFREMVGFDHAKTDAAKRDAFNKMLAIADAHKAKIIEGDSFRYFDSWRNPVLRELAPAMPGAKPLALAHACRPKVSAAEVSEALNFLVKANLLSKDEDGNYRQTDKVVTTGPMEVTPVAVRGLHRQMGEIALEAIEGVPQAERHFSGVTLGITRGAYDEIVAEIDACRKKIIEIATRDDETDEVYRLNVQFFPMTNKQELKK, encoded by the coding sequence ATGAAAGATATACTTGAATATACGAGCTATCGCCAGTATATCGCGGACTATTACGCCGACAGGAAGGCGAAATCCGCATTTACTTGGCAGGAGTTCGCGACTTCGGCGGGGTTTACATCGCCGGTCTACTTGAAATACGTGAGCGAGGGACGCTTCAACCTGAGCGATGCCGCGGTAGAACGCGTGGCCGCTTCCATGCGCCTTTCCGGTTATTGTCTTGAGTACTTCCGTGAGATGGTCGGTTTCGACCATGCCAAGACAGACGCCGCCAAGAGGGATGCTTTCAACAAGATGCTTGCGATAGCGGATGCACACAAGGCGAAGATTATAGAAGGAGATTCTTTCCGCTATTTCGATAGCTGGAGAAATCCGGTTCTCCGCGAACTTGCGCCCGCCATGCCGGGAGCAAAACCCTTGGCGCTGGCGCATGCGTGTCGCCCCAAGGTATCCGCTGCCGAAGTGAGCGAAGCGCTCAACTTTCTTGTCAAGGCGAACTTGCTCTCGAAGGATGAGGACGGCAACTACAGGCAGACCGACAAGGTCGTGACGACTGGGCCGATGGAGGTGACGCCCGTCGCTGTTCGCGGTCTGCACCGCCAGATGGGCGAAATCGCTCTCGAGGCCATCGAGGGAGTGCCGCAGGCTGAACGCCATTTTTCGGGCGTGACTTTGGGCATCACGCGCGGCGCCTACGACGAAATTGTTGCGGAGATAGATGCCTGCCGCAAGAAAATTATCGAGATTGCCACCAGGGACGACGAAACGGATGAAGTGTACCGTTTGAACGTTCAGTTTTTCCCGATGACAAACAAACAGGAATTAAAAAAATAG
- a CDS encoding FISUMP domain-containing protein gives MNYVKTGRKFICNMAMPLAMMFAAFQASTLVACSDDKPVSGGASEETRGLASLENITIAGRSLNLSVSAQLVGKGEKEQLTFVSGSAYAEGAQVKFFGVDTATFEVSEESFAQVKSDKDGKFEVEKVSPESPFAVVEVSGKVAFSAKAPYGRLNGMYSSKDMSGQATYRTVVDLREKKDVKVNILTTLAAARTLTLAKTGLTFAEAKAQAESDVLLALGIRDSLDAFDKVDYSQKSSSIFPVFIMASYLFEGVPDAVDQTAADIDENGTWRSVVFSRYLDSKGLEYRYHLLREMDFLALLGLGLGDIRVAELAEKYFFNVVEVLAEGKGLCTDDREGEKNGFGLYSDFVCESGYWVLHDKESVYQKKLGTMTDERDGKSYKTFTVEYNGESRTWLAENLNYAVENSWCYKDDSANCEKYGRLYSMWSTFDIPRDTQYIAAMWAEDSISNLEEENLGDEYEGYAQAYGEARERLLGVLDSMDGQGVCPEGWRIPTPDDWEHLLNAIYEVDENADIAAALKSKTWTKGIDGQDVVGFNMLPAGVADRQIYPSWIGNDYFLGEGETADDFPFVNGFMDYDLENSASYIFYGEHGEAEVATSRVSFAIGGVSARISVRSDRITAGGSDPEQGNPVRCVKD, from the coding sequence ATGAATTACGTAAAAACAGGCAGAAAGTTTATCTGCAATATGGCGATGCCGCTCGCCATGATGTTCGCGGCATTCCAGGCAAGTACGCTTGTGGCGTGTTCCGATGACAAGCCCGTCTCGGGCGGCGCTTCGGAAGAGACGAGAGGCCTGGCCTCGCTTGAAAATATCACGATTGCGGGGCGTTCCTTGAACCTGTCCGTGTCGGCGCAGTTGGTGGGCAAGGGCGAAAAAGAACAACTGACGTTTGTTTCGGGTTCAGCCTATGCGGAGGGGGCCCAGGTAAAGTTCTTCGGGGTCGATACGGCGACGTTCGAAGTTTCTGAAGAATCGTTTGCTCAGGTGAAATCGGACAAGGACGGAAAATTCGAAGTGGAGAAAGTTTCTCCCGAAAGTCCCTTCGCGGTTGTCGAGGTTTCCGGAAAGGTCGCCTTTAGTGCAAAGGCTCCCTATGGCAGGCTGAACGGGATGTATTCTTCCAAGGATATGTCGGGCCAGGCGACTTACCGTACGGTCGTCGACCTGCGCGAAAAGAAGGACGTGAAAGTCAACATCCTTACGACTTTGGCCGCAGCCCGAACCTTGACCCTTGCAAAAACGGGGCTTACCTTTGCGGAGGCGAAGGCCCAGGCGGAAAGTGATGTGCTGCTCGCGCTCGGAATACGCGATTCCCTGGATGCGTTTGACAAGGTGGACTATTCGCAGAAATCGAGTTCCATTTTCCCCGTGTTTATCATGGCCAGTTACCTGTTCGAGGGAGTCCCCGATGCGGTTGATCAAACTGCTGCGGATATCGATGAAAACGGTACCTGGAGATCGGTCGTTTTTAGCCGTTATCTGGATAGCAAGGGGCTGGAATACCGTTACCACCTGCTTCGCGAAATGGATTTCCTTGCCCTGCTGGGGCTTGGTTTGGGTGATATCCGTGTTGCGGAATTGGCCGAAAAGTATTTCTTCAATGTGGTTGAGGTGCTTGCTGAGGGAAAGGGACTCTGCACCGATGACAGGGAGGGCGAAAAGAATGGGTTCGGCCTATACAGTGACTTCGTCTGTGAATCCGGCTATTGGGTGCTTCACGATAAGGAATCGGTTTACCAGAAAAAGCTCGGGACGATGACGGACGAACGTGATGGCAAGAGCTACAAGACATTTACCGTTGAGTACAATGGCGAGTCCAGGACCTGGCTGGCGGAGAACTTGAACTACGCTGTTGAAAACTCCTGGTGCTATAAAGACGATTCCGCCAATTGCGAAAAGTACGGACGCCTGTATTCGATGTGGTCTACTTTTGACATTCCCCGCGATACCCAGTACATCGCTGCCATGTGGGCGGAGGATTCTATCTCGAATCTTGAAGAAGAAAATCTCGGAGACGAGTACGAAGGGTATGCACAGGCTTACGGAGAGGCGAGAGAGCGCCTGTTGGGAGTGCTGGATTCGATGGATGGTCAAGGTGTTTGCCCTGAAGGATGGCGAATCCCGACTCCGGATGATTGGGAACACCTGCTTAACGCCATCTACGAGGTCGACGAGAATGCCGACATTGCCGCTGCCTTGAAATCTAAAACCTGGACGAAGGGGATTGACGGGCAGGATGTCGTCGGGTTCAACATGTTGCCTGCGGGTGTTGCTGACCGTCAGATATACCCGAGCTGGATTGGCAACGACTACTTCCTTGGAGAGGGTGAAACGGCAGATGATTTCCCGTTTGTGAATGGGTTCATGGATTATGACTTGGAAAATTCGGCTAGCTATATCTTCTATGGCGAGCATGGCGAAGCGGAAGTAGCGACATCGCGTGTCAGTTTTGCGATTGGCGGAGTGTCTGCGCGCATTAGTGTTCGCAGTGATCGTATAACGGCGGGCGGCTCAGATCCGGAACAAGGCAATCCTGTCCGCTGCGTGAAGGATTGA
- a CDS encoding geranylgeranylglyceryl/heptaprenylglyceryl phosphate synthase, protein MKPGKTELRLNEGIEKRGALFAVLLDPDTSDEAAFVKAGSMAAENGADLLLVGGSYLGNFTLPKQVAALKAAIDLPVVLFPGGASQVVPGFDAMLFMTLVSGRNPNYLIDEQVRGGALVRALNMEAIPTAYQLINSGKRTTVEYISGTMPVPANKPKLSMVNSIAAELMGMRYVYLEAGSGAEEPVPVEHIAYTRKATEMTIITGGGIRDPQTAAVRVAAGANIIVTGTLWEKVEDPALLKEFASAIHTKG, encoded by the coding sequence ATGAAACCAGGTAAGACTGAACTCCGTTTGAATGAAGGCATCGAAAAGCGCGGTGCGTTGTTTGCCGTGCTGTTGGACCCGGATACCTCGGACGAGGCCGCCTTCGTGAAGGCTGGCTCCATGGCTGCCGAGAACGGAGCCGACCTTTTGCTGGTGGGCGGTTCTTATCTGGGGAATTTTACGTTGCCGAAACAGGTGGCTGCGCTCAAGGCGGCGATTGACTTGCCCGTGGTGCTTTTTCCGGGTGGCGCATCGCAGGTGGTGCCCGGTTTCGACGCGATGCTCTTCATGACCCTCGTGAGCGGTCGTAACCCGAACTACCTCATCGACGAGCAGGTCCGCGGTGGCGCCCTCGTGCGCGCGCTCAACATGGAAGCCATCCCGACGGCCTATCAGCTCATCAACAGCGGCAAGCGCACGACGGTGGAATACATCAGCGGTACCATGCCCGTGCCGGCGAACAAGCCCAAGCTCAGCATGGTGAACTCCATTGCCGCCGAACTCATGGGCATGCGCTACGTGTACCTGGAGGCGGGCAGCGGCGCCGAGGAGCCCGTACCCGTGGAGCACATCGCCTATACCCGCAAGGCGACCGAGATGACTATTATTACCGGTGGCGGAATCAGGGACCCGCAAACGGCTGCCGTCCGCGTGGCCGCTGGCGCGAACATCATCGTGACCGGAACCCTCTGGGAAA